One region of Hoeflea sp. 108 genomic DNA includes:
- a CDS encoding LysR substrate-binding domain-containing protein produces MLWLDAEAVRNFVLVADLQSFTRAADAMGSTQAAVSVKLKRLEERIGRKLIERTPRRVRLSADGALFIESARAFLAAHDYAVAGLSCSARRFTLGIAGHVAGPEVTTLLARLSQHDPALTIEVQVDNSTLLLDAFDRGKLDAAIVRREDDRRDGEVLGPEHFGWFATPEFDHRPGEPIRLATLSRLCGVRDLATRTLDDAGIPWVEVFVGGGSSMVTAAVSAGLATAVFPSRLAPPGTVEVSRKFGLPEVPATEIVLHSTLTDRRSREALRILACAFHEHRAKAG; encoded by the coding sequence ATGCTGTGGCTCGACGCCGAGGCCGTGCGCAACTTCGTTTTGGTCGCGGATCTCCAGAGCTTTACGCGGGCCGCCGACGCCATGGGCTCGACCCAGGCGGCGGTCAGCGTCAAGCTCAAGCGGCTGGAGGAGCGCATCGGCCGCAAGCTGATCGAACGCACCCCGCGCCGTGTCAGGCTGTCGGCAGACGGTGCGTTGTTCATCGAATCGGCGCGTGCCTTCCTCGCCGCGCATGACTATGCCGTCGCAGGCCTGTCGTGCTCGGCGCGGCGCTTCACGCTCGGCATTGCCGGCCATGTCGCCGGACCGGAGGTGACGACGCTGCTCGCGCGCCTCAGCCAGCACGATCCGGCGCTGACCATCGAGGTCCAGGTCGACAATTCAACGCTGCTGCTCGACGCCTTCGACCGTGGCAAGCTCGACGCCGCGATCGTCAGGCGCGAGGACGACCGCCGCGACGGCGAGGTGTTGGGACCTGAGCATTTCGGCTGGTTCGCGACGCCCGAGTTCGATCATCGCCCGGGTGAGCCGATCCGGTTGGCGACGCTGTCGCGGCTGTGTGGCGTTCGCGACCTGGCGACACGCACGCTCGACGACGCCGGCATTCCCTGGGTCGAGGTGTTCGTCGGCGGCGGCTCTTCGATGGTCACGGCGGCGGTTTCGGCGGGGCTCGCCACGGCAGTCTTCCCCAGCCGCCTGGCGCCCCCCGGAACCGTCGAGGTCAGCCGCAAGTTCGGCCTGCCTGAGGTGCCGGCGACCGAGATCGTGCTGCACTCGACACTGACCGACCGCCGCTCGCGCGAAGCGCTGCGCATCCTCGCCTGCGCCTTTCACGAGCACCGTGCAAAGGCCGGGTAG
- the metA gene encoding homoserine O-succinyltransferase, with protein MPIKIPDQLPAREVLVKEGVSIMDEQTALRQDIRPLQIGLLNLMPNKVRTETQIARLIGASPLQVELTLVRIGTHKAKNTSEDHLIAFYQTWEEVKDRKFDGFIITGAPVELLPFEEVTYWDELKQIMDWTTTNVHSPFFICWGAMAAAWHFHRLPKHTLEEKAFGVFRHNNNAPASPYLAGFSDDFAIPVSRWTEVRAADIPEGSGLELLMESEDTGPSLLAEEAGNRLYMFNHIEYDSTSLKEEYDRDVAAGVTIAVPHEYYPDNDPQRRPLNRWRSHAHLLFGNWINRVYQTTAYDLENIGKDR; from the coding sequence ATGCCGATCAAGATCCCGGATCAACTCCCCGCCCGCGAAGTGCTGGTGAAAGAGGGCGTGTCCATCATGGATGAGCAGACTGCTCTCCGCCAGGATATCCGCCCACTGCAGATCGGCCTGCTCAACCTCATGCCCAACAAGGTCAGGACAGAGACCCAGATCGCGCGCCTGATCGGCGCAAGCCCCCTGCAGGTCGAACTGACGCTGGTGCGTATCGGCACCCACAAGGCCAAAAACACCTCAGAGGACCACCTCATCGCCTTCTACCAGACCTGGGAAGAGGTGAAGGACCGCAAGTTCGACGGCTTCATCATCACCGGTGCGCCGGTTGAGCTGCTGCCGTTCGAGGAAGTGACCTACTGGGACGAGCTCAAGCAGATCATGGACTGGACCACGACCAACGTGCATTCGCCGTTCTTCATCTGCTGGGGAGCGATGGCGGCCGCATGGCATTTCCACCGTCTTCCCAAGCACACGCTGGAAGAAAAGGCGTTCGGCGTGTTCCGGCACAACAACAACGCGCCTGCCTCGCCTTATCTCGCCGGCTTCTCGGACGATTTCGCCATTCCCGTGTCGCGCTGGACCGAAGTCCGAGCAGCCGACATCCCGGAGGGCTCCGGCCTCGAGCTTTTGATGGAATCGGAAGACACCGGCCCGAGCCTCTTGGCCGAGGAAGCCGGCAACCGGCTCTACATGTTCAACCACATCGAATACGATTCGACCTCGCTCAAGGAAGAGTACGACCGCGACGTGGCCGCCGGCGTGACCATCGCCGTGCCGCACGAATATTACCCCGACAACGATCCGCAGCGCCGGCCGCTAAACCGCTGGCGCTCGCATGCCCACCTGCTGTTCGGTAACTGGATCAACCGGGTCTACCAGACCACGGCCTACGATCTGGAGAACATCGGCAAGGATCGCTAG